From a region of the Castanea sativa cultivar Marrone di Chiusa Pesio chromosome 10, ASM4071231v1 genome:
- the LOC142612280 gene encoding uncharacterized protein LOC142612280, which produces MTGECTFEIKTLNPECTCPLTFQNGQVTSAYVANKYLEDFRKNPNWEVLGVKHHVMQQILVDLSLSQVYRSRKAARGLITKNEEAQYGLFRDYAEMIRRTNVGSKVILQTEMENENAEPKFKRMYIRYNKQKVRFLSGCRPFVGLYGCHLKDRFGGKLLFATAKDGNDNIFPVAMTMGLLPIMETLFPTIEHRYCVKNIFNNFKVNHKGMELKSVLWRCANTTSVREHERGMENLKSLDEEAWKYLADIETAQ; this is translated from the exons ATGACTGGAGAGTGCACATTTGAGATCAAGACACTTAATCCTGAGTGTACCTGTCccctaacatttcaaaatgggCAAGTTACATCAGCCTATGTGGCAAACAAGTATTTGGAGGATTTTCGTAAGAATCCTAATTGGGAGGTCTTAGGTGTTAAGCACCATGTGATGCAACAGATTTTAGTTGATTTAAGTCTTAGTCAGGTGTATAGATCAAGGAAGGCAGCTAGGGGTTTGATCACTAAGAATGAAGAGGCTCAATATGGCCTATTTAGAGATTATGCAGAAATGATAAGGAGGACAAATGTAGGAAGCAAGGTGATACTGCAAACAGAGATGGAAAATGAGAATGCAGAACCTAAGTTTAAAAGGATGTACATTAGGTATAATAAGCAGAAAGTTAGGTTTCTAAGTGGTTGTAGACCCTTTGTTGGGCTGTATGGATGCCACTTGAAGGATAGGTTTGGCGGGAAATTGTTGTTTGCCACTGCTAAGGATGGAAATGACAATATATTCCCAGTGGCAATGACTATG GGTCTTCTACCTATAATGGAGACGTTATTCCCAACTATAGAGCACAGGTATTGTGTGAAGAACATATTCAACAACTTCAAGGTTAACCACAAGGGCATGGAGTTGAAAAGTGTACTGTGGAGGTGTGCTAACACAACATCAGTCAGGGAACATGAGAGGGGGATGGAGAATCTTAAGAGTTTGGATGAAGAAGCTTGGAAGTATCTTGCAGATATAGAGACTGCACAATGA